A genomic window from Halogeometricum borinquense DSM 11551 includes:
- a CDS encoding DUF6517 family protein has protein sequence MDGDPESTSDRVERTTTDTKRHGRRAFLGLAAVTGVSALAGCSGTGGTVSAARRPPTVPEEQLKSGGWEQVDDVTQDPAFEQDLGPVTMTAATRTRLYEDTELRAEIADKTLGQAATQFATFFATRVTFDPDLTSLPAGAGQKELLDQVESQSRTQFRNRLKEAGLKPVEQVGTGTFDVASGTSARLTEYEASYSFEGFSVNVGTEDITIEGGEISVAGHLAAWIADNSVLVAGGAYPAENFARSVTKNPSDAIELSVDIDLGLTPKAYRKELFGLMRQVE, from the coding sequence ATGGATGGGGATCCAGAATCGACCAGTGATCGGGTGGAACGAACAACCACGGATACGAAACGGCACGGAAGACGCGCGTTTCTCGGTCTGGCGGCAGTAACGGGGGTTTCCGCGCTCGCCGGCTGTAGTGGGACAGGCGGAACGGTGAGCGCCGCGCGGCGGCCGCCGACCGTACCGGAGGAACAGCTGAAATCGGGGGGATGGGAACAGGTAGACGATGTGACACAGGACCCGGCGTTCGAGCAGGACCTCGGCCCGGTGACGATGACGGCGGCGACGCGAACTCGGTTGTACGAGGACACCGAACTTCGGGCCGAGATCGCCGACAAGACGCTCGGCCAAGCGGCCACGCAGTTCGCCACGTTCTTCGCCACGCGGGTGACGTTCGATCCCGACCTAACGAGTCTGCCCGCCGGTGCGGGACAGAAGGAACTGCTCGACCAAGTCGAGTCACAGTCGCGGACACAGTTCCGCAACCGACTGAAGGAGGCCGGACTCAAACCTGTCGAACAGGTGGGGACCGGCACGTTCGACGTGGCCTCCGGAACGTCGGCTCGCTTGACCGAGTACGAAGCGTCGTACTCCTTCGAGGGGTTCTCCGTCAACGTTGGAACTGAGGACATCACTATCGAGGGCGGCGAGATATCCGTTGCGGGTCACCTCGCGGCGTGGATTGCAGACAACTCTGTCCTTGTCGCTGGCGGGGCGTATCCCGCGGAGAACTTCGCCCGTTCGGTGACGAAGAACCCGTCGGACGCAATCGAACTCAGCGTCGATATCGATCTGGGCCTGACGCCGAAGGCGTACCGCAAGGAGCTGTTCGGCCTGATGCGACAGGTCGAGTAG
- a CDS encoding DUF5787 family protein, which translates to MRRYVVAETDRPREFAFELALCSHLEQTTEWVLGRQLGAAVAAPGRRIMDVCAVHPGPSFDTRADITSRAIPLRAITCDVGTGEAVFWRDAFDCHRNTARDVVDSAVEAGFFESEWRGGREYVRQTTRYPADWFGRLVGIENKPDLGDPGDLERQLRTDASLGLFDEIILATESYVTRAHLNRIPESVGVWRFDPESGEREVVRDATPLDPASPGIELVAERPLRTDVELVSGERKRQARLRLAERTYGKGWRTYDLPTCANASVTSDGRPYCAHFNRVVEPGRDCGDDCQPFEAADAPSLDADSLRDERTPWVSDPDGVARRQSGLDRFW; encoded by the coding sequence ATGCGGCGATACGTGGTCGCCGAAACTGACCGTCCGCGGGAATTTGCCTTCGAGTTGGCTCTCTGCTCGCACCTCGAACAGACGACTGAGTGGGTTCTCGGACGGCAACTTGGCGCTGCGGTCGCCGCTCCCGGCCGTCGAATCATGGACGTGTGCGCCGTCCACCCCGGCCCGTCGTTCGACACCCGCGCGGACATCACGTCGCGAGCGATTCCACTTCGTGCGATTACGTGCGACGTTGGTACCGGCGAGGCAGTGTTCTGGCGCGACGCGTTCGACTGCCACCGCAATACCGCCAGAGACGTTGTCGATAGCGCAGTCGAAGCGGGCTTCTTCGAGTCGGAGTGGCGCGGCGGCCGTGAATACGTCCGGCAGACGACGCGCTACCCGGCTGATTGGTTCGGCCGACTTGTCGGGATCGAGAACAAGCCCGATTTGGGCGACCCCGGCGACTTGGAGCGACAACTCCGCACGGACGCCTCGCTCGGCCTGTTCGACGAGATCATCCTCGCCACCGAGAGCTACGTCACTCGCGCACATCTGAATCGCATCCCCGAGTCAGTCGGCGTCTGGCGGTTCGACCCTGAGTCTGGCGAGCGGGAAGTCGTCCGCGACGCGACGCCGCTCGACCCCGCCTCGCCGGGCATCGAACTCGTCGCCGAACGGCCGCTCAGAACCGACGTGGAACTCGTCTCGGGCGAACGAAAGCGGCAGGCACGACTTCGACTGGCCGAACGAACGTACGGGAAAGGCTGGCGGACGTACGACCTTCCGACGTGTGCGAACGCGAGCGTGACCAGCGACGGCCGCCCCTACTGCGCGCATTTCAACCGTGTTGTCGAACCGGGCCGCGACTGCGGCGACGACTGCCAGCCGTTCGAGGCGGCCGACGCGCCCTCTCTCGACGCTGACAGTCTCCGAGACGAGCGGACGCCGTGGGTCAGTGATCCCGACGGTGTCGCGCGCCGACAAAGCGGGCTGGACCGGTTTTGGTGA
- a CDS encoding MBL fold metallo-hydrolase, with protein sequence MRVTLLGTGDTTGTPTVGCECDTCREARARGVERTRFSVHVENDRTGESLLIDFSPDFRQQFLTHEVPLPDAGLITHVHFDHIDGLGNAYRVFDDLPVHAADETDPKTGQSVAETVASKFDYLDRISVRAQTPFETFRTCGLDVTLVPVEHPPLLCYGLTIEDSETGAKLSLSGDTSYGIPEDSRSVLSDPDLLLAEAIVPASLCQHHPLGGKHFDDEGVPRTFGTKHMTREGALALADDLNAEQTRLVHTAHYYPVEEAFEEPLAVDGEVYKL encoded by the coding sequence ATGCGCGTCACCCTCCTCGGAACGGGCGACACTACGGGCACGCCGACCGTCGGGTGTGAGTGCGACACCTGCCGCGAAGCGCGCGCCCGCGGCGTGGAGCGAACCCGGTTTTCGGTCCACGTCGAGAACGACCGGACGGGCGAGTCGCTACTCATTGATTTTAGCCCAGACTTCCGCCAACAGTTTCTGACGCACGAGGTTCCACTGCCGGATGCGGGCCTTATCACGCACGTTCACTTCGACCATATCGACGGTCTCGGGAACGCCTATCGCGTCTTCGACGACCTGCCGGTCCACGCCGCCGACGAAACGGATCCGAAAACGGGGCAGAGCGTCGCTGAAACGGTCGCCTCGAAATTCGATTATCTCGACCGGATCTCGGTCCGGGCGCAGACACCGTTCGAAACGTTCCGTACCTGCGGGCTGGACGTGACTCTCGTTCCGGTCGAACATCCGCCGCTGCTCTGCTACGGACTCACCATCGAAGACTCCGAAACGGGCGCGAAGCTCTCGCTGTCGGGTGACACGAGTTACGGCATCCCCGAGGACTCACGGAGCGTTCTGTCGGACCCTGACCTGCTTCTCGCGGAGGCCATCGTCCCGGCGTCGCTCTGCCAACACCACCCGCTCGGCGGCAAACATTTCGACGACGAAGGCGTGCCGCGGACGTTCGGCACGAAGCACATGACCCGAGAGGGGGCACTCGCCCTCGCCGACGACCTGAACGCAGAACAAACCCGCCTCGTCCACACAGCTCACTACTATCCCGTCGAAGAGGCGTTCGAGGAGCCGTTAGCCGTGGACGGCGAGGTGTACAAATTGTGA
- a CDS encoding ATP-binding protein: MSDPALEVVEFLLTAHLYTENRELDENDLPPRYRRVFWTDPPDDEDEDDETAPIGIERPLVVTDNTARKATGVERPWEAISDLLFTQREDFSGRISLTQPDMATDWYLERADRDQLETNPTIAAAVEDHDDVDVSHTEARERTRSIQADRVWIDSLLDQYFDEEEDAEMLDLVQVRAPEEIEMTLEDLVLTQDQEGEIHKLMKAIEHREYLADIGLREIGKILFVGPPGTGKTTVSRALAHELGLPFVEVKLSMITSQYLGETAKNVEKTFEVAKRLSPCILFIDEFDSVAKTRRSDEHAALKRAVNTLLKSIDDISLIRDEVILIGATNHPDQLDSAAWRRFDEIVNFPRPDRQMRADILRIITNRMEVADFDPEAVADRTEGLTGSDLRMVLREAVLEALTEERTALTQTDILDAVEDFEERDNLKNMDMMSDGEQLIAGDGGDGHDHDHNHDD, from the coding sequence ATGAGTGACCCGGCTCTCGAGGTGGTCGAGTTCCTCCTCACGGCGCATCTCTACACCGAGAACCGTGAGTTAGACGAGAACGACCTCCCGCCGCGGTACCGCCGCGTCTTTTGGACGGACCCGCCGGACGACGAAGACGAAGACGATGAAACGGCCCCAATCGGTATCGAACGCCCCTTAGTCGTGACCGACAACACCGCTCGGAAAGCGACTGGCGTCGAACGACCGTGGGAAGCCATCTCAGACCTCCTGTTTACCCAACGCGAGGATTTCTCGGGGCGCATCTCTCTGACGCAACCCGACATGGCTACCGATTGGTACCTCGAACGCGCAGACCGCGACCAGTTGGAGACGAATCCAACTATCGCCGCCGCCGTCGAGGATCACGACGATGTGGATGTGAGCCACACAGAGGCGCGTGAACGAACGCGGTCGATTCAAGCCGACCGCGTCTGGATCGACAGCCTCCTCGATCAGTACTTCGACGAGGAGGAGGACGCCGAGATGCTGGATCTCGTGCAGGTCCGTGCGCCCGAGGAGATCGAGATGACGCTCGAAGACCTCGTGTTGACGCAGGACCAAGAGGGGGAGATTCACAAACTGATGAAGGCCATCGAACACCGCGAGTATCTCGCGGATATCGGCCTCCGCGAAATCGGCAAGATTCTGTTTGTCGGCCCGCCGGGAACCGGTAAAACTACCGTTTCACGCGCTCTCGCACACGAACTTGGCCTCCCGTTCGTCGAGGTGAAACTCTCGATGATCACGAGCCAATACCTCGGTGAGACGGCCAAGAACGTCGAGAAGACGTTCGAGGTGGCCAAACGGCTGTCGCCGTGTATCCTCTTTATCGACGAGTTCGACTCGGTGGCGAAAACCCGCCGGTCGGACGAACACGCCGCGCTCAAGCGTGCGGTCAACACGCTGTTGAAGAGTATCGACGACATCTCGCTGATCCGCGACGAGGTCATCCTCATCGGGGCGACCAACCACCCCGACCAACTCGATTCGGCGGCGTGGCGACGCTTCGACGAGATTGTCAACTTCCCCAGACCGGACCGGCAGATGCGTGCGGACATCCTCCGCATCATCACCAACCGGATGGAAGTCGCCGATTTCGACCCCGAGGCGGTGGCCGACCGAACCGAGGGTCTCACCGGATCTGACTTGCGGATGGTCCTCCGTGAGGCCGTCCTCGAAGCCCTCACTGAGGAACGGACAGCGTTGACCCAGACGGACATCCTCGACGCCGTCGAGGACTTCGAGGAACGGGACAACCTGAAGAACATGGACATGATGTCCGACGGCGAGCAGTTGATCGCGGGTGACGGTGGCGACGGCCACGACCACGATCATAACCACGACGACTGA
- a CDS encoding thiolase family protein — MPQPVIAAAHRTPFGKAGGVFEDVRSEDLSVALIDHILDETDLDAEDVDDLMWGVAQQRGEQDNNVARVIALLSELGEGTPATTINRWCASSMQAVISASDAVAAGNRDCVVAGGVENMSRVPMDGDSYEHLHPELSEEYNIFQLQMGMTAEKVAEEYDVSREEQDEYALQSQQRAAEAAESGRFDDEIVPIETEAGVITEDEGIRPDTTMDALSGLPPAFTGDGTVTAGNSSQITDGAAAVLVTSREFAAEHDLDILADVGMNAVAGVDPTVMGIGPVPATRTLLERNGRDVDDYDLVELNEAFASQCVYAMDELGIDHDIFNVNGGAIALGHPLGASGARLPVTLIHEMIKRDAERGLATLCVGFGQGAAIEFSR, encoded by the coding sequence ATGCCTCAACCAGTCATCGCAGCCGCGCATCGTACCCCGTTCGGTAAGGCGGGTGGCGTCTTCGAAGACGTACGCAGCGAAGACCTCTCGGTCGCCCTTATCGATCACATCCTCGACGAGACGGACCTCGACGCCGAGGACGTGGACGACCTCATGTGGGGTGTCGCCCAGCAACGCGGTGAACAGGACAATAACGTTGCGCGCGTCATCGCGCTTCTCTCGGAACTCGGTGAAGGGACGCCAGCGACAACCATCAACCGCTGGTGTGCTTCCTCGATGCAGGCCGTCATCTCCGCTTCGGACGCGGTCGCCGCGGGTAACCGGGACTGCGTCGTCGCGGGCGGTGTTGAGAACATGAGCCGCGTGCCGATGGACGGCGACTCCTACGAACATCTCCACCCCGAACTCTCCGAGGAGTACAACATCTTCCAACTCCAGATGGGGATGACCGCAGAGAAGGTGGCCGAGGAGTACGACGTTTCCCGCGAGGAACAGGACGAATACGCTCTGCAGAGCCAGCAGCGCGCCGCAGAGGCGGCCGAGTCAGGACGATTCGACGACGAAATCGTTCCCATCGAGACCGAAGCGGGCGTCATCACCGAAGACGAGGGGATTCGTCCCGATACCACGATGGATGCGCTTTCGGGCCTTCCACCGGCGTTTACCGGTGACGGAACGGTCACGGCGGGTAACTCCTCACAGATCACCGACGGCGCGGCGGCCGTCCTCGTCACCTCCCGCGAGTTCGCAGCGGAACACGACCTCGATATTCTCGCCGACGTGGGCATGAACGCCGTCGCGGGCGTTGATCCGACGGTGATGGGTATCGGTCCCGTTCCGGCGACGCGTACCCTCCTCGAACGTAACGGCCGCGACGTTGACGACTACGACCTCGTCGAACTCAACGAGGCGTTCGCCAGCCAGTGCGTCTACGCGATGGACGAACTCGGCATCGACCACGACATCTTCAACGTCAACGGCGGCGCTATCGCCCTCGGTCACCCCCTCGGTGCATCGGGTGCCCGCCTGCCCGTGACGCTCATCCACGAGATGATAAAGCGCGACGCCGAACGCGGTCTCGCAACGCTCTGTGTCGGCTTCGGTCAGGGCGCGGCAATCGAGTTCAGCCGGTAA
- a CDS encoding cation:proton antiporter domain-containing protein — MAAGSNLIYIVAAIIGIGVVSQILSDRFQVPSVLFLITSGIILGPEVLNVVHPDSFGSGLSAIVGLSVAIIVFEGAFHLRIEKLREAPAATIRLITVGAGIALIGTAAAIHYLLGSPWSVSFLIGALLVATGPTVIAPILEVVPARDRVEAALETEGIVNDVTAAILAVVIFEAIIEGATEPGALMTLFAERLGVGVVVGTLVAAAMFYALRYVDLSPGNAPQNARLLVLAGALVAYGAADFIATEAGIAAVATAGILLGNADVPYEEDISAFKGDITLIVLSFVFIALAALLEFETLLRLGLGGLGVVVVVALVLRPLLVFLSAQGDRFTTGEKWFMSFVGPRGIIPASVATLFAIQLRAEGLGQAADTLVGTVFLVILVTVVFEGGLARQIAEYLDVIPMRVLVIGGGKVGRTLAERLEDRGENVVLIEQDPEIIETARNEGHTVHQGDGTDTDVLRSAGADNAKIVVAATGDDDVNLLVAQLANSKFDPETIIARANNPDNVDAFEELGVRTISSVLATAQAIDNYIERPAMMNWMSEIGRSGDVQEIEVTSEEIVGKTVRDIGPELPNGCLITLISRDGESSVPSADFTVQHGDHITIIGGHDAVREAMQFIHPDE, encoded by the coding sequence ATGGCCGCCGGCTCCAACCTCATATACATTGTCGCGGCTATCATCGGTATCGGCGTCGTGTCGCAGATACTTTCGGACCGGTTTCAGGTCCCGAGTGTCCTCTTTCTCATCACCTCGGGGATCATCCTCGGACCGGAAGTTCTCAACGTCGTCCACCCTGATTCGTTCGGGAGCGGGTTGTCAGCTATCGTCGGCCTCTCGGTGGCCATCATCGTGTTCGAGGGTGCGTTCCACCTTCGCATTGAGAAGCTCCGAGAAGCACCCGCAGCGACGATTCGGCTCATTACCGTCGGTGCAGGTATCGCGCTCATCGGAACAGCCGCGGCGATTCACTACCTTCTCGGATCGCCATGGAGCGTTTCGTTCCTTATCGGGGCGCTTCTCGTCGCCACCGGGCCGACGGTCATCGCCCCGATTTTAGAGGTTGTCCCGGCACGCGACCGGGTCGAGGCGGCGTTAGAGACGGAGGGGATCGTCAACGACGTGACGGCCGCTATCCTCGCCGTCGTCATCTTCGAGGCCATCATCGAAGGTGCGACCGAACCGGGCGCGCTCATGACGCTGTTTGCGGAACGTCTCGGTGTCGGCGTCGTCGTCGGAACACTCGTCGCCGCGGCGATGTTCTACGCGCTCCGGTACGTTGACCTCTCACCCGGTAACGCACCGCAGAACGCGCGTCTGCTCGTTCTCGCGGGTGCGCTCGTCGCGTACGGTGCGGCCGACTTCATCGCTACCGAAGCCGGTATCGCCGCCGTCGCGACGGCCGGTATCTTGCTCGGAAACGCTGACGTCCCGTACGAGGAGGACATCTCGGCGTTCAAAGGCGACATAACGCTCATCGTCCTCTCGTTCGTCTTCATCGCGCTTGCAGCGTTGCTAGAGTTCGAAACGCTGCTCCGACTCGGACTCGGCGGTCTCGGCGTTGTCGTCGTCGTCGCGCTGGTCCTTCGGCCGCTCCTCGTGTTCCTGTCGGCGCAGGGGGACCGCTTTACCACCGGCGAGAAGTGGTTCATGAGTTTCGTCGGTCCGCGCGGTATCATCCCCGCGTCCGTGGCGACGCTGTTCGCCATCCAACTCCGGGCGGAGGGATTGGGGCAGGCGGCCGACACCCTCGTCGGCACCGTCTTCCTCGTCATCCTCGTGACCGTTGTGTTCGAGGGTGGTCTCGCTCGACAAATAGCTGAATACCTCGACGTCATTCCAATGCGTGTACTCGTTATCGGAGGCGGTAAGGTGGGCCGGACGCTCGCCGAACGCCTCGAAGACCGCGGAGAGAACGTAGTGCTCATCGAACAAGACCCGGAAATCATCGAAACGGCCCGCAACGAGGGTCATACCGTCCATCAGGGTGATGGCACCGACACCGACGTGCTTCGCTCTGCGGGGGCGGATAATGCCAAAATTGTCGTTGCTGCCACCGGCGACGACGACGTGAATCTCCTCGTCGCCCAGTTGGCGAACTCGAAATTCGACCCCGAGACCATCATCGCTCGGGCGAACAACCCCGACAACGTGGACGCGTTCGAGGAACTCGGTGTCCGTACCATCTCGTCGGTGCTGGCGACGGCTCAGGCCATCGACAACTACATCGAACGGCCCGCGATGATGAACTGGATGAGCGAAATCGGCCGTTCGGGCGATGTCCAGGAGATCGAGGTCACATCCGAGGAAATCGTCGGAAAAACCGTCCGCGATATCGGGCCGGAACTCCCGAACGGGTGTCTCATCACCCTCATCTCACGGGACGGCGAATCGAGCGTCCCCAGCGCTGATTTCACCGTCCAACACGGCGACCACATCACAATCATCGGCGGTCACGACGCCGTCCGCGAAGCGATGCAGTTCATCCACCCTGACGAGTGA
- a CDS encoding AMP-dependent synthetase/ligase: MDWRDSEETFEDEVVGDTTLARMFENSAARNTGEPAQQYKGGIYDRSLVSSGVVPAAPSGDFSELTYGEMREIVRNLAAGFRELGVEAGSRVGIFSHTRMEWAQSDFGILAAGGAVTTVYTSSSERQVRYLLSDPGATGVVVENAELLQRVLAVEDELDLSFIVLIDDPADGSGMGGAVRDRDDIYTLGDVHEIGATAFDEEAYQSWINERDPSSLASLIYTSGTTGQPKGVKLTHNNFRSNVNQCYKRFGPRPDKEDVPTLTNGMVTLSFLPLAHVLERLAGHFLMFASGACVAYAESPDTLREDFQLVRPTVGTSVPRVYEKLYDAIRSEASKSPTKKRIFEWAVDVGREYHESDSPGVILSAKHALADKLVFDQVREALGGRIEFFISGGGSLSAELCALYHGMGLPILEGYGLTETSPVIAVNPPEEPKIGTIGTPVVDVEVKLDKTVVGDVTGDAGGDVGELLVKGPNVTEGYWNRPEETAAAFTDDVPSDANGESESEGDSGGWFRTGDVVELRPDGYIAFRERAKQILVLSTGKNVAPGPIEDSFASSDVVEQCMVLGDGRKFVSALIVPSFEEIREWADREGYDLPDDARGICRDDRVKERIQSEIDQVNENFEPYEQIKQFRLVPEEFTENNDLMTPTMKKKRRNILDRYADQVDLLYTEDAAAATQN, translated from the coding sequence ATGGATTGGCGGGACTCAGAGGAGACGTTCGAGGACGAAGTCGTCGGCGACACGACGCTGGCACGGATGTTCGAAAACAGTGCGGCGCGGAACACCGGCGAACCCGCCCAGCAGTACAAAGGCGGCATTTACGACCGGTCGCTCGTCAGTTCGGGTGTCGTGCCCGCAGCGCCGAGTGGCGATTTCTCCGAACTAACGTACGGAGAGATGCGTGAGATTGTCCGGAATCTCGCGGCCGGGTTTCGGGAACTCGGCGTCGAAGCCGGATCGCGCGTCGGCATCTTCTCACACACACGGATGGAATGGGCGCAGTCAGACTTCGGGATTCTTGCCGCAGGCGGTGCCGTAACAACCGTCTACACGTCCTCGTCGGAGCGGCAAGTTCGATACCTGCTCTCTGACCCCGGTGCGACGGGTGTCGTCGTGGAGAACGCGGAACTGCTCCAACGCGTCCTCGCCGTCGAAGACGAGTTAGATCTCTCCTTCATCGTCCTCATCGACGACCCAGCGGACGGAAGTGGGATGGGCGGGGCCGTCCGCGACAGAGACGATATCTACACGCTGGGCGACGTTCACGAAATCGGTGCGACGGCGTTCGACGAAGAAGCCTACCAGTCGTGGATAAACGAGCGGGACCCTTCGTCGTTGGCGTCGCTTATCTACACCTCGGGAACGACGGGCCAACCGAAGGGCGTCAAACTCACACACAACAACTTCCGGTCGAACGTGAATCAGTGTTACAAGCGGTTCGGCCCGCGTCCGGACAAAGAGGACGTACCAACGCTCACCAACGGGATGGTGACGCTCTCGTTCCTTCCGCTCGCACACGTTCTCGAGCGACTCGCCGGACACTTCCTGATGTTCGCATCGGGCGCGTGCGTCGCCTACGCGGAGAGTCCGGACACGCTCCGTGAGGATTTCCAACTCGTCAGACCGACGGTTGGAACGAGCGTTCCGCGCGTCTACGAGAAACTATACGATGCGATTCGGTCGGAGGCAAGCAAATCACCCACGAAAAAACGCATCTTCGAGTGGGCGGTCGATGTCGGCCGCGAGTACCACGAGTCTGACTCGCCCGGCGTCATCCTTTCGGCGAAGCACGCCCTCGCTGACAAACTCGTCTTCGATCAGGTTCGAGAGGCGCTCGGCGGCCGCATCGAGTTCTTCATCAGCGGCGGTGGGAGCCTCTCAGCGGAACTCTGTGCGCTGTACCACGGGATGGGACTGCCGATTCTGGAGGGATACGGTCTCACCGAAACGTCACCCGTCATCGCGGTGAACCCGCCCGAAGAGCCGAAAATCGGCACCATCGGAACACCCGTCGTGGACGTCGAAGTGAAACTCGACAAGACCGTCGTCGGAGACGTGACGGGCGATGCTGGCGGCGACGTGGGTGAACTGCTCGTGAAAGGTCCGAACGTCACCGAAGGCTACTGGAACCGACCCGAGGAGACGGCGGCGGCGTTCACCGACGATGTCCCCAGCGACGCGAACGGGGAGTCGGAATCAGAGGGAGACTCCGGAGGATGGTTCCGAACCGGCGACGTGGTCGAACTCCGTCCGGACGGCTACATCGCCTTCCGCGAGCGCGCAAAGCAGATTCTCGTCCTTTCGACGGGGAAAAACGTCGCACCCGGCCCAATCGAGGACTCGTTTGCCTCAAGCGACGTGGTCGAACAGTGCATGGTCCTCGGCGACGGCCGGAAGTTCGTCTCGGCGCTTATCGTCCCGAGCTTCGAAGAAATCCGCGAATGGGCCGACAGAGAGGGTTACGACCTCCCCGACGATGCGCGCGGGATCTGCCGCGATGACCGAGTGAAAGAGCGTATCCAGTCGGAAATTGACCAAGTCAACGAAAATTTCGAGCCGTACGAGCAGATAAAGCAGTTCCGCCTCGTCCCCGAAGAGTTCACGGAAAACAACGACCTGATGACGCCGACGATGAAAAAGAAGCGCCGGAACATCCTCGACCGGTACGCCGATCAGGTCGATCTGCTGTACACCGAAGACGCTGCCGCAGCCACACAGAACTGA
- a CDS encoding MBL fold metallo-hydrolase, translating to MAIGDVTAVPGTDDVYYVDTGMYETEMYGSVYIIDAERPAFVDTGIGTNHEHLLDALDELDIAREDVEYLLPTHIHLDHAGGAGYLADACPNATVMTHEIGVSHLIDPEKLIAGTKAAVGDQWEFYVEPKPVPEDRIEPLTDGNEIDLGDRTLSVFHAPGHAPHQTMFLDSKDDLLFTGDAAGIYVPERGQVRQTSPPSQFDLEACLDDVRTIEEIAPERICFGHFGSCEYSEELMESYKRTLVEWVEAVRQKREELGDDDAVIEHFAEHTQMTDLWGERKASEEEKLNVRGVLGYLDWQAEQE from the coding sequence ATGGCTATCGGCGACGTGACTGCGGTGCCCGGAACGGACGACGTCTACTACGTCGATACCGGGATGTACGAAACGGAGATGTACGGGTCAGTTTACATCATCGACGCTGAACGGCCAGCGTTCGTTGACACCGGCATCGGAACCAACCACGAACATCTACTGGATGCGCTGGACGAACTCGACATCGCCCGCGAGGACGTCGAATATCTCCTGCCGACGCACATCCATCTCGATCACGCGGGCGGCGCGGGCTATCTCGCTGATGCGTGCCCGAACGCGACGGTTATGACACACGAGATCGGCGTCTCACACCTCATCGACCCAGAAAAGCTCATCGCAGGGACGAAAGCGGCCGTCGGCGATCAGTGGGAGTTCTACGTCGAGCCCAAGCCCGTCCCCGAGGACCGAATCGAACCGCTGACCGACGGTAACGAAATCGACCTCGGCGACCGCACGCTCTCGGTGTTTCACGCGCCCGGTCACGCACCGCACCAGACGATGTTCCTCGACTCGAAGGACGATTTGTTGTTCACCGGTGACGCCGCGGGGATCTACGTGCCGGAACGCGGGCAAGTGCGGCAGACGTCGCCACCGTCGCAGTTCGATCTCGAAGCCTGTCTGGACGACGTGCGAACAATCGAGGAAATCGCCCCCGAGCGGATTTGCTTCGGTCACTTCGGATCGTGCGAGTACAGCGAGGAACTGATGGAGTCGTACAAGCGGACGCTCGTCGAGTGGGTCGAAGCGGTCCGGCAGAAACGCGAGGAACTCGGCGACGACGACGCAGTCATCGAACACTTCGCAGAACACACACAGATGACCGACCTGTGGGGTGAGAGAAAGGCCAGCGAGGAAGAAAAGCTCAACGTGCGCGGCGTCCTCGGCTACTTAGACTGGCAAGCCGAACAAGAGTAA
- a CDS encoding ArsR/SmtB family transcription factor: protein MSSLLPLKPPVDGDGTDPRLVSFDDSDAEEIVSVVTSETAREILAAVYEEPQTTSDLASSVDTSVQNVSYHLDRLKEAGVVEAVGTWYSAQGREMNVYGPKHDPLVLYAETDQARSSVSDTLRRSLAGVAGVLVASLLVHVAWPTPVPVRPTRGAPLSPEPTLFEAVRGFALGPGGAVLAVGLIAVFFMVGFRYLQSSQRGTDAE from the coding sequence ATGAGTTCGCTGCTGCCGCTGAAACCACCCGTTGATGGGGATGGAACCGACCCGAGACTGGTCTCTTTCGATGACAGTGACGCCGAAGAAATCGTCTCGGTCGTCACCTCGGAAACCGCGCGCGAGATTCTCGCCGCAGTGTACGAGGAACCACAGACGACGTCGGACCTCGCCTCGTCAGTGGACACGTCCGTACAGAACGTGAGCTACCACTTGGACCGACTCAAGGAGGCGGGGGTCGTCGAAGCCGTCGGGACGTGGTACTCCGCGCAGGGCCGCGAAATGAACGTATACGGTCCGAAACACGACCCACTCGTCCTGTACGCGGAGACGGATCAAGCGAGGTCGTCCGTCTCGGATACGCTTCGACGCTCGCTCGCCGGTGTCGCCGGCGTTCTCGTCGCGAGTCTCCTCGTCCACGTCGCGTGGCCGACACCCGTTCCCGTCAGACCAACCCGAGGCGCACCCCTCTCGCCGGAACCGACTCTGTTCGAGGCCGTCCGCGGGTTCGCTCTCGGTCCAGGAGGTGCAGTGTTAGCGGTTGGCTTGATAGCCGTCTTCTTCATGGTCGGATTCCGGTACTTGCAGTCGTCTCAGAGGGGTACCGATGCCGAATAG